The DNA segment GTAAACAATCCTAAATCTAGAACGAAAAAATATAAAAGCCTTACTAATACAAAATTTAAACGCCATGAATAATTTAAGAAACAGAGTACAGTTGATTGGACACGTAGGAAACGATCCAGAAATCAAAACATTTGAAGGTGGACGAAAATTAGCCACAATTACGCTAGCTACCAATGATCACTACAAAAATGCAAAAGGCGAAAAAGTGGAACAAACGGAGTGGCATCGTCTCACTGCTTGGGGAAATACCGCCGAAATTATTGAGCAATTTGTAAAAAAAGGCAAAGAAATCGCCGTCGATGGTAAGTTGACTCACCGCACGTACGATGATAAAAATGGAGAAAAGAAATTCATCACAGAGGTGACTATTAACGAGGTCGTGCTGCTAGGAAAGTAATATGAGGATAAGCCGTTGCAAGATTTGCCAATTAAGATCACAGATCAATGAAAGGTTTTGAAGTTTTTCAATCCACTTCATTGATCTTTTTTTGGCTTTCGTCCAAAGAATTTTGCTTACTTAATAGTTGATATTGCACCTTCTAGAGCGAAATACTTTTTTTTAATTGTTCTAATAAAGTAGGTATTAATCCAACAACAATGGGTTATAACTTCCGAAGATGTACCTTAATTTATTATTCTGCTTTCAGCGCAAGGGGAATCTCACTAATTTCAGTAAATACTACTTCTTCTTTACAAAAAGATTATTGGCAATCTTGTTCGAAATGGTAATTTCGTGATTACCAACTTTTAATACCATTGACCCGTCAAATTCTTCTTTAGACAAAATCTTCAAATCTTCGCCTAATGCTATTCCGTTTTTGTTTAAGTATTTCAAAAAAGCCGTAGATGTATCTTTAACTCCAACGCAAACCGCGTCTTTGCCGACCTCAATTTCAGATAGTAACTTTTTTTCAACGGTGGGAATTTCTCCTTTTGAATTTGGAATAGGATCTCCGTGAGGGTCTAAAGTTGGGTGATTTAAGAATGCCGACAGTTTTTCGATTAATTTCTCAGATTTAATATGCTCCAATTCTTCTGCAATTTCATGCACTTCATCCCAGGAGAAATCTAATATTTCTACCAAAAAGACTTCCCACAATCGATGCTTGCGCACAATCATTTTCGCTGCCATCTTTCCTCCTTCGGTCAACACAACTCCTTGATATTTTTGATAAAGAATCAAATCTCTTTCTGCTAACTTCTTTATCATATCTGTAACCGAAGAAGCCTTCGTGTCAAGCATAGCAGCAATCGCATTGGTCGAAACGCCATCAGGACTTGCCTGCGATAAGTGATAAATCGTCTTTAGATAATTTTCTGCAGAATGTGTCATTGAATTGTTTTAAGAAAGTAAAAGTACAAAAATTTAATAGGAAGACAGTACTATTTTAGACAACTCTAAAAGCGAAAATTAGGAGTTAGCATTTTACGATATCGGAATCCCAACTATTCCCCTACCCTTACAAATAGTAAAAATTCTATTCAGTTTTTTTAGACTTGTCTAAATCTTATTTTACATATAGCTAATATAATAAAATTATATGTTAGATTTGCCTAAATAATATTTAATACATATCTAAAAATGAAAATAAGTTTATTCATACTACTATTACTTTTAATCACTAGTATTGCTTGGTCGCAGAATAAAATAAGCGGAACCATAACCGCAGAGTTTGATAGATTTGGAGGTGTCAATGTGGCTTTGGCAAATGCAAACATCACTACCACCACCAATGAGCAAGGGCAATACAGCTTTGAAAACATTCCAAATGGCGATTACGAAATAATTGTCTCCTACATCAATTACAGAACTCAAAAAAAGAAAATCAGACTCACCGACGGAGAAATTTTGAATTTAAATTTTAATCTTAAAGAAGACATTAGTCTCGACGAAGTGGTAATCACAGGAACTATGAAAGCCGTGAGCCGAATGGAAAGCTTGGTACCCGTGGAAGTTTATAGTGCAAGTTTCTTCAAAAAAAATCCCACCGCTAATATATTTGAAGGGTTGCAAAACGTCAACGGCGTCCGGCCACAGCTCAATTGCAACATTTGTAATACTGGAGATATTCACATCAATGGTCTGGAAGGTCCATACACTTTGGTACTCATTGACGGAATGCCCATTGTTAGTGGACTTTCATCTGTATACGGCCTATCTGGGATTCCCAATTCGTTACTAGATCGGATCGAAATTGTAAAGGGGCCCGCATCTTCTCTCTATGGAAGTGAAGCCGTGGGCGGATTAATAAATATTATAACCAAGAATCCATTGAAGGCACCACTGTTTTCTGCAGATATTTTTGGAACGAGTTGGGGAGAAGTCAACACCGATTTAGGATTTAAAGCAAATTTAGCCGACAATATTTCTAGTTTAACAGGCGTGAATTACTTCAATTACAGCAATCCAATTGATAATAATCACGATAATTTTACCGATGTCACCTTGCAAGACAGGATATCAGTTTTTCAGAAATTTAATTTTCAGCGGGACGATTACAAATTATTTTCGCTCGCGGGACGATTTTTCTATGAAGATCGGTGGGGCGGCGAAATGCACTTTAATCGCGGATATCGAGGTGGCGACGAAGTGTACGGCGAAAGTATTTTTACCAAACGCTGGGAAGCAATTGGTGCTTACGAATTACCAATGGCCGAAAAAATGCTGCTATCATTTTCTTATACCAATCACGATCAGAACTCCTTTTATGGCGATACTCCCTATATGGCGCAGCAGAAAATAGGATTCACTCAACTTACTTGGGACAAAAAACTCAGCAACCACGACCTACTATTTGGCGCCGCAGTTCGCTATCAATATTATAATGACAATACACCCGCAACCGAAGTTGCCGAGCAAAATTGGATTCCGGGAATATTTATTCAGGATGAAATGAAATTTAGCGAGAAACACAGCATACTTTTAGGCGCCCGTTACGATTACAATGACAATCACGGTTCAATTTTTACTCCTAGATTTGCTTACAAATGGAAAATTAATGAGCACGATATTTTTCGCTTAAATGCTGGAACTGGTTTTAGAATCGTGAATATTTTTACTGAAGAACATGCCGCATTATCGGGCGCTAGGGATGTGGTTATTCTCGAAAACTTAAAGCCTGAGCAGTCCTACAATGTCAATATCAATTTCTTAAAAAAAATATATTCGGACAATGGCACTTTTGTAAGTTTTGAGGCCGCCGCTTGGTTTACTTATTTCACCAATCAAATTACGCCGGATTACGATAGCGATCCAAACAAAATCATCTACAAAAACCTTAACGGTCACGCCAATACCTTAGGAATGTCAGCCAACGCCGATTTAGTTTTGACCAGCGGCCTAAAATTCATTCTAGGAGCAACATATATGAATGTCGAAAAAACCGAAAATCAAATAACAACCAATCAAATTTTAACTGAAAAATTCTCCGGAACCTGGGCTATTTCTTACAAAATAAGACCTTGGAATCTCGAAGTCGATTATACCGGAAATGTTTACGGCAAGATGCGACTCCCGCTTTTGGGACCACTTGATCCTCGAAATGAGTATTCAGAAACTTTTAGCATCCAGAATATTCAATTTACATACGATAAATTTAAAAATTTCGAAATTTACGGAGGTGTCAAGAATCTACTTAATTGGACACCTAATAAGGGAAATCCATTTATTATTGCCCGCGCCAACGATCCATTCGATAAGAATGTTAGTTACAACAATGACGGGTCGATAATGGCAACATCCGAAAATCCGTATGCTTTGACCTTCGATCCTAGCTATGTTTATGGACCCAATCAAGGCATCAGAAGCTTTATTGGCATACGATATACGCTTGAATAAATTTATAAAAGAGTGCAAATTTTTACGTCTGCACTCTTTTTTTTAAGGCTTTCGCCAAATATATTCAGGCTACTTAAAAATCTGCCGGCTTTGAATAGATCACTTATTAAGCTTGTTTATTTGCGAGTATTAAGAATTGGAGAAAGTGTTTCCCAAACTGTTGAAGCCAGAATTTCATGACCTTCTTCTGTGGGGTGAATGCCATCTCGTTGATTTAATGCAGCAATTCCACCCACATCTTTTAAAATAAATGGAATAAAGAAGATTTTATTTTCTTTGGCCAAATCATAAAAAATAGCTTTGAATCCAGAAGCATAATCTTGTCCCATGTTTGGAGGCATTTGCATTCCAGCTAAGACAATTTTAGTTTCGGGGTTCTTTGACTTTACAGCATTAATAATGGCTTGCAAATTTGATTTGGTTTCCGTCAGCGGTACTCCACGAAGTCCATCATTAGCGCCAAGCTCCAAAACAAAAACGTCGATATCTTGATTTAGAATCCAGTCTATTCTACCTTTTCCTCCCGCTGAAGTCTCGCCGCTCACACCCGAATTGATTACTTGATAATCTAAACTGAGAGAATCTATTTTAGATTGAATCAGCCACGGAAAAGCATTCTTAGTATCTTCCAGACCATAGCCAGCGGTGATACTATCTCCGAAAAATAAAATGGTTTTTTTGCCCGCGCCTTCGGCAGTATTTTCCTCAGCTGCTTCGTTTTTCTCGTCTGCGGCGCTGTTGCTTTTTGTTTTATCACCACAGGAAAGCAACACGAGCATAGTAGCGAAATAACAAAACTTTATGAGCTTCTGATTTATAAATCGAAAGCTATCTGATAAAGTTTGAGTAGTTTTAGGCTTCAGCATATTATTAAATGATTATATATTTTTTGAATGACAAATATACTAAAGATTAGCGGGCTTGAAAAAAGTTACATCAGTGGTTCGAACCAATTAACGGTACTTCAAGGTGTAACTTTTGAAATACAAAAAGGACAGACATTTTCTATCGTAGGTCCTTCCGGCAGCGGTAAGACCACCTTGCTGGGTTTGTGTGCCGGCTTAGACCAACCCACTTCGGGAACGGTTGAACTTTGCGGTTATTCCTTAACTTCTCTGAGCGAGGATGAACGTGCGCAGCTTCGAAACAAAGAAGTAGGATTTATTTTTCAAAATTTCCAACTGCTGCCAACATTAACTGCACTCGAAAATGTGAGTGTCCCTTTAGAATTGCAAGGCGCGAAAGATGCAGTGGCTAGGTCAAAAGAATTATTAGAAAAAGTAGGATTGGGAAATAGAATGCAACATTATCCATCACAATTATCTGGAGGTGAACAGCAACGAGTTGCTTTGGCAAGAGCCTTTGCTAATAGACCTTCTATTCTCTTTGCTGATGAACCGACAGGAAATTTAGATGAAGAAACGGGCGAAAAGGTAATTCAGTTGCTCTTTGACCTTAATAAAGATGCCGGAACCACGCTGGTTATTATTACGCACGACTTGGAATTAGCTTCGAGAACACAGCAGATTTTACGGCTTAAAGGCGGACATATTTTGAGCAACCAAAAAACGCAACATGTCTAAAATGAGCAATTTAAAATCTAAAAATAATACAGCCTGGCTTTTCAAAATGGCATGGCGCGATGCCAAAGCAAGCAGAGTGCGTTTGCTGCTATTTATGGCATCTATTGTATTAGGAATTGCTGCAGTTGTTTCTATTCAGCTATTCAGTCAAAATTTAAGCGATACTATAAAGGGGCAATCTAAATCGCTACTCGGTGCCGATTTTGTGATTGAAAGTCGACAACTTCCAAATGATCGTGCGCAGAAAATTATCGATTCATTAAAACCTGATGCTCAGGAAGTCCGGTTTGTGTCGATGATAAATTTTCCAAAAAATAACGGAACAAAACTTGTTCGAGTTCGCGCTATAGATGGTAATTTTCCATTTTATGGCGAAATTGAAACTACGCCAACAATGGCAGCTGATATTTACCAAAGAGACGGAGGTGCATTGGTAGACGCCACTTTACTCTTACAATACGGCATCAAACCAGGAGATTCAATAAAAGTAGGACTCGTAAAACTTCCCATTTCCGGAACTTTAAAGGCCATTCCTGGCGATAATGCGATTTCGAGTTCGGTGGCGCCATTAGTGATTATTCCGTATCGATTTGTAAAGAAAACCGAGCTACTTCAGCAAGGCAGTAGAAAGGAATATCAATATTTCTTTAATCAACCAAATACTGATTTAGTAGCCTTAGAAAAACGCTTAGAACCAATTCTCGATGCCCAAGACATAAGTTTGAAAACACACCTAAGTTCCAGCGAAAGATTGGGTCGAAATTACCAAAATGTGGGTTCTTTTTTAAATCTCACGGCATTTATCGCACTGCTATTAGGATGCGTTGGAATTGCAAGCTCGGTAAATATTTACATCAAAGAAAAAATAAGTGCCATTGCAGTATTAAAATGTTTGGGAGCAAGCCGAAAACAAAGCTTTTTGATTTTCCTAATCCAAATTGCGGGCATAGGAATTCTAGGAGGAATTATAGGAACTGGGATTGGCGTAGTCTTGCAGCAAATTTTCCCGCTAATCTTAAAAGAATTTTTACCTTTTGATTTAGACATCAGTATAAGCGTGCAACCATTGATTATGGGCGTTTTTTTAGGTTTAATAATGTCAGTATTATTTGCATTGCTTCCATTATTACGCACTTGGTATGTGTCGCCTTTGGAAGTTTTGAGAACTCAAGAACCCGTTGATAACAAAGATTCAAACAAAGCTCAATACATCTCAATCGCGGTAATTATTTTGTTTCTCTACGCTTTTTCATTTTGGTTACTAAAAGATTGGCTATTTGCTCTCGCCTTTATTGTGGCTGTTTTTATAACTTTTGCGATTCTTGCAGGAATTGCCATTGGAACAATGAAATTGGTTAAAAAATACTTTCCAAAAGATGCTCAATTTACTTCAAGGCAAGCATTGCTTAATTTGTATCGACCCAATAATCAAACCTTGGTTTTGTTGGTAGCGATTGGATTGGGAACCTTTTTAGTTAGCACACTTTTTTTTACAAAAGATATTCTACTTGAGAAAACTGCCTTAAATCAGTCTAGCAAACAAGCAAATTTAATTGCTTTGGACGTTCAAAAAGATCAATTGATTTCGGTTCAGAAATTATTTACTTCCAACGATTTTCCGGTGTTGGATTCTATTCCAATCGTGACAATGCAAATTCATAGTATAAACGATAAACTGGCAAATACTTTAAGAGCAGATACTACATCGCAAATAAAAAGTTGGGTTCTAAATCACGAATTCAGAACCACCTATCGCAGTGCGCTCACAAAATCTGAAGAAGTTATAGAAGGCAAATGGAATGGAACACAAAAAAGTAATAAAGAAGTGGCAATTTCTATTTCTGATAATCTAGCCAAAGATGCCAATGTAACCGTCGGAGATTATATTGTTTTTAATATACAAGGAGTACTTAAAAAAGTAGTTGTTGGTAGTATTAGGAAAGTGGATTGGGCAAACCTTCAACTAAATTTCACCATCGTTTTTCCGGCAGGAGTTTTGGAAGATGCCCCTCAATTTAATGTTTTAACAACCTACGCCGCAACTGAGAAAGAGTCGGCAAATTTGCAAGCAAAATTGGTAACAAAGTTTCCGAATGTTACTGTAATTGATTTACGGCAGGTCTACACTATTGTGGAAGGAATTTTGAACAAGGTTTCTTGGGTAATAAATTTTATGGCAATTTTCAGCATTTTTACTGGAATCATCGTTTTGATTGGATCGGTCCGTACGAGTAAATATCAACGTATTAAAGAAAGCGTCTTGCTTCGAACTTTGGGCGCTACCAATAAACAAATCTTGAAAATTACCGCATTAGAATATTTGCTTTTGGGAGTACTGGGCAGTGCATTGGGAATATTGTTAGCCTTACTAAGTAGTTTTCTACTGGCATTTTTCGTTTTCCAAGAGCCCTTTGTGCCATCTTGGATTCCATTTTTAGTATTTATACCGGGAATTTCTATTTTGGTAGTAGCAATTGGTTTAAGCAATATTCGAGAAGTTTTAAATAGTTCTCCTTTAGAAATTCTAAGGAAGACAGTTTAGATATATATATAATAAATTTAGAGGAGCAAAATTGAATTAGAAGTTCGATTTTGCTCCTTTTGATTACTACGCAAAGTTATTTTTCCTGTTCATATGATTACTTCTACAGTTATTAAATCTGAGAAAATTTTTAATTAGGTCAAGGCGGCCAAAACAAAATATCTCTTCCCAAGTATTCTATGATTTGGATCGTAAGACTTCAAAAATTTGCAATTCCAGCCGTTTTTCTGAGAAATTTTTCAATTATTGAAGTAAATATCATTGACACTTACTATTTTTTCTGAATTTATACAATTCACTCCTTTTTTACTTAGAAATTATATTTAATACTTTTTATTAATTAATTTTTAATAAAAACATAGATTTAAAACTGAATATTATGACTATCCCTATTTATTTTTTAAAAAATTAAAAAATATAAAACGCTGTTCAATAGTCTTTTAAAATTTTATTATTTATTATTTAGAATTCTTTTAAATAGCATTTATTGCTTCTATATTTGCGTTGTTTTAATTCAGTCTAAATAACAATTTATATGAAATACTTAGCAACAGCAATATTTGCTCTAGCCACCACCGCAGTTGCGGTAGCCCAACAAGGAACTCTAAAAGGTCACATCTTCGACTCAAAAAATGAACCTATCTCATTAGCAAAAGTCAAAATAGAAAAACTTACCAATATTCTGCTTACCGACAAAGCGGGTGAATTTACCGCAATAAATCTCCCATACGGTATGTATACTGTTATGATCGATCACGCAGGTTTTGAATCAAAAGTTTTTACTGTAAATATTAATCGGAATATTACAACCCTCAACATAACTCTTTCCTTAGAAAACAGTGAACTCAAAGAAGTTGAGGTTTTTGGGCGCAGCAATATTGCTCCAGAAAAATTGGAAACATTGACAAGATTGCCACTTCAAGCAAGAGATCAAATTCAGAGTATTTCTGTAATTTCAAGTTCATTGATCCAAAAACAAGGGGCGCTTACTATTAATGATGCCACTCGAAATGTTCCTGGGGTTTACGCCTTTGCAACTTATGGTAACAAGCGTGAAAGCATGGCGTCAAGAGGATATAGAGGTATTCCGATCCTGAAAAATGGCGTACGTGTGAACTCTGATTTTAGAGGTACGGGAATTCTCACTGATGCTGCTGGTATTGATAATATACAAGTTTTGAAAGGAGTTTCGGCAATTACTCAAGGCGTTGCCACCGATATTGGAAGCCCTGGAGGAGTAATAAACATCGTAACAAAAACGCCAAATTTTTATTCGGGTGGAGAAGTTTCGCTTCGTTCTGGAAGTTGGGGACAGGTCCGTCCACAATTTGACTTCTACGGTCCGATGGACAAAGAAGAGAAAGTAGCTTTTAGAATAGCAGGAGCTTACGAAACGAAAGATAGTTACAGAAGCCACGTGAACAGTGACAAGATTTATGTAAATCCATCTATTGCTTGGAAAGCGAATGATAAAACCACGCTAACTTTTGAAATGGATTATCTAGATGACAATAGAACTCCGGATTTGGGTACAATTAATATCGGCGAATCTGATGTAAACGGAATCTACGATCTTCCTCACAACAAATTCTTGGGTTATACAAATGACAAGACCAATACGATTAATACAAACTACACAGTTCGCTTTGACAGAGAAATTAATGAAAAACTGTCAGTAAGAGCGGCTTATTTCAAATCTGACTTGGCAACCGATGATGTTGGCGCAGCTTTGGCAAGTAAAAATAACTTGACCCTTTCGCAAAGAAATAGATCTTTAAGTCATAGCACCAGAAAAGATATTAATCAAGTTCTTCAATTAGACCTTGTTGCAAAAGATATTTATACAGGAAGCATTAAACATTTATTCCAAGTAGGTTTTGATTATAACAGAAACACTACCTCAACTCTTAGCGAAAAAACAAGCGTTCTTGATGTAATTGACGTTTACCAACCAATCAACAATTATTTGCCAGAAACAGTAACTTACGGAGCTGCAACTACAAACAATGAAAGTTCAAAAGGATTTGGAGTTTTGGCGCAAGGCGTTACAGAATGGACAAAATGGTTCAGAACATTTGTAGGTCTTCGTTACAGCAAAGTTGAATCAATCGCTAATATCAATATCGGAGTAAAATCTAGTAATGCCGTAAATCCGCTAGCTGGAGTAATGTTTATACCAACCAAAAACGTTAACCTTTTTGCTTCTTACACCAATAGTTCCAACCCTCGCTCAGCAACAAGAGAGGATATAAACGGAAATGCTCTAGGAAATGAAAGATGGGATCAGTGGGAAGCAGGATGGAAAACATCTTGGCTTGACGATCGATTGAGATTTAATACGACCTTCTTCAAAATCAACAACCGCGATATGAATCTGCCAGTTTATGACAACACTTGGACAGAAACTGGATATTATCAAAAAGGTGGAAATGACCAACGTCAAGGAATCGAGACTGAACTTTCTGGTCGTGTCTTAAAAAATCTTGAAGTTATTTTTGGATACTCATTTATCGATGC comes from the Flavobacterium ardleyense genome and includes:
- a CDS encoding TonB-dependent receptor, coding for MKYLATAIFALATTAVAVAQQGTLKGHIFDSKNEPISLAKVKIEKLTNILLTDKAGEFTAINLPYGMYTVMIDHAGFESKVFTVNINRNITTLNITLSLENSELKEVEVFGRSNIAPEKLETLTRLPLQARDQIQSISVISSSLIQKQGALTINDATRNVPGVYAFATYGNKRESMASRGYRGIPILKNGVRVNSDFRGTGILTDAAGIDNIQVLKGVSAITQGVATDIGSPGGVINIVTKTPNFYSGGEVSLRSGSWGQVRPQFDFYGPMDKEEKVAFRIAGAYETKDSYRSHVNSDKIYVNPSIAWKANDKTTLTFEMDYLDDNRTPDLGTINIGESDVNGIYDLPHNKFLGYTNDKTNTINTNYTVRFDREINEKLSVRAAYFKSDLATDDVGAALASKNNLTLSQRNRSLSHSTRKDINQVLQLDLVAKDIYTGSIKHLFQVGFDYNRNTTSTLSEKTSVLDVIDVYQPINNYLPETVTYGAATTNNESSKGFGVLAQGVTEWTKWFRTFVGLRYSKVESIANINIGVKSSNAVNPLAGVMFIPTKNVNLFASYTNSSNPRSATREDINGNALGNERWDQWEAGWKTSWLDDRLRFNTTFFKINNRDMNLPVYDNTWTETGYYQKGGNDQRQGIETELSGRVLKNLEVIFGYSFIDAKYKEHTSYVYNSAPLNTPKHTANAWANYKFLNNSLEGLSVGVGVYYLGDRPVNDWSKGPITHEGIVPNVKPFDLAAYTTVNFQVGYKFNENWKVLGYVNNAFNEFGYNAYRTSYINPIDPINFSGMLIYHF
- a CDS encoding metal-dependent transcriptional regulator: MTHSAENYLKTIYHLSQASPDGVSTNAIAAMLDTKASSVTDMIKKLAERDLILYQKYQGVVLTEGGKMAAKMIVRKHRLWEVFLVEILDFSWDEVHEIAEELEHIKSEKLIEKLSAFLNHPTLDPHGDPIPNSKGEIPTVEKKLLSEIEVGKDAVCVGVKDTSTAFLKYLNKNGIALGEDLKILSKEEFDGSMVLKVGNHEITISNKIANNLFVKKK
- a CDS encoding single-stranded DNA-binding protein, which translates into the protein MNNLRNRVQLIGHVGNDPEIKTFEGGRKLATITLATNDHYKNAKGEKVEQTEWHRLTAWGNTAEIIEQFVKKGKEIAVDGKLTHRTYDDKNGEKKFITEVTINEVVLLGK
- a CDS encoding ABC transporter permease, whose translation is MAWRDAKASRVRLLLFMASIVLGIAAVVSIQLFSQNLSDTIKGQSKSLLGADFVIESRQLPNDRAQKIIDSLKPDAQEVRFVSMINFPKNNGTKLVRVRAIDGNFPFYGEIETTPTMAADIYQRDGGALVDATLLLQYGIKPGDSIKVGLVKLPISGTLKAIPGDNAISSSVAPLVIIPYRFVKKTELLQQGSRKEYQYFFNQPNTDLVALEKRLEPILDAQDISLKTHLSSSERLGRNYQNVGSFLNLTAFIALLLGCVGIASSVNIYIKEKISAIAVLKCLGASRKQSFLIFLIQIAGIGILGGIIGTGIGVVLQQIFPLILKEFLPFDLDISISVQPLIMGVFLGLIMSVLFALLPLLRTWYVSPLEVLRTQEPVDNKDSNKAQYISIAVIILFLYAFSFWLLKDWLFALAFIVAVFITFAILAGIAIGTMKLVKKYFPKDAQFTSRQALLNLYRPNNQTLVLLVAIGLGTFLVSTLFFTKDILLEKTALNQSSKQANLIALDVQKDQLISVQKLFTSNDFPVLDSIPIVTMQIHSINDKLANTLRADTTSQIKSWVLNHEFRTTYRSALTKSEEVIEGKWNGTQKSNKEVAISISDNLAKDANVTVGDYIVFNIQGVLKKVVVGSIRKVDWANLQLNFTIVFPAGVLEDAPQFNVLTTYAATEKESANLQAKLVTKFPNVTVIDLRQVYTIVEGILNKVSWVINFMAIFSIFTGIIVLIGSVRTSKYQRIKESVLLRTLGATNKQILKITALEYLLLGVLGSALGILLALLSSFLLAFFVFQEPFVPSWIPFLVFIPGISILVVAIGLSNIREVLNSSPLEILRKTV
- a CDS encoding TonB-dependent receptor, whose amino-acid sequence is MKISLFILLLLLITSIAWSQNKISGTITAEFDRFGGVNVALANANITTTTNEQGQYSFENIPNGDYEIIVSYINYRTQKKKIRLTDGEILNLNFNLKEDISLDEVVITGTMKAVSRMESLVPVEVYSASFFKKNPTANIFEGLQNVNGVRPQLNCNICNTGDIHINGLEGPYTLVLIDGMPIVSGLSSVYGLSGIPNSLLDRIEIVKGPASSLYGSEAVGGLINIITKNPLKAPLFSADIFGTSWGEVNTDLGFKANLADNISSLTGVNYFNYSNPIDNNHDNFTDVTLQDRISVFQKFNFQRDDYKLFSLAGRFFYEDRWGGEMHFNRGYRGGDEVYGESIFTKRWEAIGAYELPMAEKMLLSFSYTNHDQNSFYGDTPYMAQQKIGFTQLTWDKKLSNHDLLFGAAVRYQYYNDNTPATEVAEQNWIPGIFIQDEMKFSEKHSILLGARYDYNDNHGSIFTPRFAYKWKINEHDIFRLNAGTGFRIVNIFTEEHAALSGARDVVILENLKPEQSYNVNINFLKKIYSDNGTFVSFEAAAWFTYFTNQITPDYDSDPNKIIYKNLNGHANTLGMSANADLVLTSGLKFILGATYMNVEKTENQITTNQILTEKFSGTWAISYKIRPWNLEVDYTGNVYGKMRLPLLGPLDPRNEYSETFSIQNIQFTYDKFKNFEIYGGVKNLLNWTPNKGNPFIIARANDPFDKNVSYNNDGSIMATSENPYALTFDPSYVYGPNQGIRSFIGIRYTLE
- a CDS encoding ABC transporter ATP-binding protein; translation: MTNILKISGLEKSYISGSNQLTVLQGVTFEIQKGQTFSIVGPSGSGKTTLLGLCAGLDQPTSGTVELCGYSLTSLSEDERAQLRNKEVGFIFQNFQLLPTLTALENVSVPLELQGAKDAVARSKELLEKVGLGNRMQHYPSQLSGGEQQRVALARAFANRPSILFADEPTGNLDEETGEKVIQLLFDLNKDAGTTLVIITHDLELASRTQQILRLKGGHILSNQKTQHV
- a CDS encoding arylesterase yields the protein MLKPKTTQTLSDSFRFINQKLIKFCYFATMLVLLSCGDKTKSNSAADEKNEAAEENTAEGAGKKTILFFGDSITAGYGLEDTKNAFPWLIQSKIDSLSLDYQVINSGVSGETSAGGKGRIDWILNQDIDVFVLELGANDGLRGVPLTETKSNLQAIINAVKSKNPETKIVLAGMQMPPNMGQDYASGFKAIFYDLAKENKIFFIPFILKDVGGIAALNQRDGIHPTEEGHEILASTVWETLSPILNTRK